From the Micromonospora lupini genome, one window contains:
- a CDS encoding ABC transporter substrate-binding protein encodes MLHRSWRRAATAAVAALLAATSIAACSDDPSDAKDLSENRAGAMADYGIGKQFKASEPVSFSILYNNHPNYPLRDDWLFWNELKSRANVTLTPVAVPLSDYEQKRSLLIGAGDAPLIIPKTYPGQEDAYVSSGAVLPVSDYLDLMPNLQDKISRWNLKPEIDQRRQEDGKFYLLPGLHEKPWQDYSVAIRTDILDELNLAVPKTWDELYTVLKAMKARYPDVYPFSDRWSKPNPAGNLLNILAVSYGLQGAGWNFQHTSWDANAKKFVYTGATEQYKQMLQYLNKLVSEKLLDPESFTQTDEQARQKLANGKSFVISANAQAVVNDYRPDLAKTNPKAKISKIPLPIGPAGEINPASRLENGVMISSKARESKNFVAMMQFIDWLWYSDAGQEFAKWGVEGTTFVRDAAGKPKLAPDVNVIGLNPKAPKHLQKDFGFYNGVFAYGGKPELVQGFFAPEEQEFQKVLNARPPVAVPPPHPLNDEEREQASLWETPLKDAVYQATLQFALGQRDFSQWDAYVAELKGKNMDAYLTMVNKAYDRYQKDHG; translated from the coding sequence ATGCTCCACCGATCGTGGCGCCGCGCCGCGACAGCGGCAGTAGCCGCTCTGCTCGCGGCCACCAGCATCGCCGCCTGTAGCGACGACCCGTCCGACGCGAAGGACCTGTCGGAGAACCGGGCCGGTGCGATGGCCGACTACGGCATCGGCAAGCAGTTCAAGGCGAGCGAGCCGGTCTCCTTCTCCATCCTCTACAACAACCATCCGAACTACCCGCTGCGCGACGACTGGCTGTTCTGGAACGAGCTGAAGTCGCGGGCCAACGTCACCCTCACGCCGGTCGCCGTGCCGCTGAGCGACTACGAGCAGAAGCGCAGCCTGCTGATCGGCGCCGGCGACGCTCCGTTGATCATTCCGAAGACGTACCCCGGCCAGGAGGACGCCTACGTCTCCTCCGGGGCCGTCCTGCCGGTCAGCGACTACCTCGACCTGATGCCGAACCTCCAGGACAAGATCTCGCGGTGGAACCTCAAGCCCGAGATCGACCAGCGTCGCCAGGAGGACGGCAAGTTCTACCTGCTGCCGGGGTTGCACGAGAAGCCCTGGCAGGACTATTCGGTGGCGATCCGGACCGACATCCTCGACGAGTTGAACCTGGCGGTCCCGAAGACCTGGGACGAGCTGTACACGGTGCTCAAGGCCATGAAGGCCAGGTACCCGGACGTGTATCCGTTCTCCGACAGGTGGAGCAAGCCCAACCCGGCCGGCAACCTGCTCAACATCCTTGCCGTGTCGTACGGGCTCCAGGGCGCGGGCTGGAACTTCCAGCACACCTCGTGGGACGCGAACGCCAAGAAGTTCGTCTACACCGGCGCCACCGAGCAGTACAAGCAGATGCTCCAGTACCTCAACAAGCTGGTGTCGGAGAAGCTGCTCGACCCGGAGAGCTTCACCCAGACCGATGAGCAGGCCCGGCAGAAGCTCGCCAACGGCAAGTCGTTCGTGATCAGCGCCAACGCGCAGGCAGTCGTGAACGACTACCGACCCGACCTCGCCAAGACCAACCCCAAGGCGAAGATCTCCAAGATTCCGCTGCCGATCGGGCCGGCCGGTGAGATCAACCCCGCCAGTCGGTTGGAGAACGGCGTGATGATCTCCTCGAAGGCCCGCGAGAGCAAGAACTTCGTGGCGATGATGCAGTTCATCGACTGGCTCTGGTATTCCGACGCCGGCCAGGAGTTCGCCAAGTGGGGCGTCGAGGGAACGACGTTCGTCCGGGACGCCGCCGGCAAGCCCAAGCTGGCGCCCGACGTCAACGTCATCGGCCTGAACCCCAAGGCGCCCAAGCATCTGCAGAAGGACTTCGGCTTCTACAACGGCGTCTTCGCCTACGGCGGTAAGCCGGAGCTGGTGCAGGGCTTCTTCGCCCCCGAGGAGCAGGAGTTCCAGAAGGTGCTCAACGCCCGTCCGCCGGTCGCGGTGCCCCCGCCGCACCCTCTCAACGACGAGGAGCGGGAGCAGGCGTCACTGTGGGAGACGCCGCTGAAGGACGCCGTCTACCAGGCGACCCTGCAGTTCGCGCTCGGCCAGCGCGACTTCTCCCAGTGGGACGCCTACGTGGCCGAGTTGAAGGGCAAGAACATGGACGCCTACCTGACCATGGTCAACAAGGCGTACGACAGGTACCAGAAGGACCACGGCTGA
- a CDS encoding carbohydrate ABC transporter permease, protein MTVDATDTATGSGLPAPARPRGIRPSRGYRVFQACNAIVLTVVVVVTLYPFVNVVARSLSDERYIIGGQVNLVPLGFNLDTYRLVLNDSLFWTNYRNTLFYTVVATAISIVLTTCYAYVLSKKNLRGRTALVGIAVFTMFFTGGLIPNYVLVTSLGMKNTVWAIAVPNAINVFNLLVMKAFFESLPTDLEEAAAVDGLNTYGILLRIVLPLSKAIVATMVLFYAVAFWNSWFAAFLYMDQQELWPVTVYLRNLIAGATGAENVGVIAEADEVQADATIRAVTIVLTTLPILLVYPFVQRYFVRGVMLGAVKG, encoded by the coding sequence GTGACAGTCGACGCCACCGACACCGCCACCGGGAGCGGCCTGCCGGCCCCCGCGCGGCCGCGCGGCATCCGTCCGAGCCGGGGTTACCGCGTCTTCCAGGCCTGCAACGCGATAGTGCTCACCGTCGTCGTGGTGGTGACGCTGTACCCGTTCGTCAACGTCGTGGCCCGCTCACTCAGCGACGAGCGGTACATCATCGGCGGTCAGGTCAACCTCGTGCCGCTCGGGTTCAACCTGGACACCTACCGGCTCGTGCTCAACGACTCGCTGTTCTGGACGAACTACCGCAACACCCTCTTCTACACGGTCGTCGCCACGGCCATCTCGATCGTGCTGACCACCTGCTACGCGTACGTGCTGTCCAAGAAGAACCTGCGGGGACGTACGGCGCTTGTCGGTATCGCGGTCTTCACCATGTTCTTCACCGGCGGCCTGATCCCGAACTACGTGCTGGTCACCAGCCTGGGCATGAAGAACACCGTCTGGGCCATCGCGGTGCCCAACGCGATAAACGTGTTCAACCTGCTGGTGATGAAGGCGTTCTTCGAGAGCCTGCCCACCGACCTGGAGGAGGCCGCGGCCGTCGACGGGCTCAACACGTACGGGATCCTGCTGCGCATCGTGCTGCCGCTGTCGAAGGCGATCGTCGCCACGATGGTGCTGTTCTACGCCGTCGCCTTCTGGAACTCCTGGTTCGCCGCCTTCCTCTACATGGACCAGCAGGAGCTGTGGCCGGTGACCGTCTATCTGCGCAACCTGATCGCAGGGGCCACCGGCGCGGAGAACGTCGGCGTGATCGCCGAGGCCGACGAGGTGCAGGCCGACGCGACGATCAGGGCCGTGACGATCGTGCTCACGACTCTGCCCATCCTCCTCGTCTACCCGTTCGTCCAGCGGTACTTCGTCCGCGGCGTGATGCTCGGCGCCGTCAAGGGCTGA
- a CDS encoding ABC transporter permease: MTSETLRPPPPASPGAPAEATVPAPRAPRRRRTWRQSLRRDWQLYSLAVLPLLFFLVFRYLPMIGNVIAFRRFKPGGSIFGEYWVGLRYFRMFLTDPTFWDVFTNTLVLGTLTLLFCFPLPIVLALLLNEVRARRLRRFVQSVSYLPHFLSIVIVAAMVMQLTSVDGTINQVVQATGGEAVPFLQRAEWFRTIYVSSEVWQTVGWGTILYLAALTTVDDDLYEAARIDGANRWRQTWHVTLPGIRPTMVTLLILNIGNFMAVGFEKILLLYNPLTYPTADVLSTYLFRMGFGSSNFSYAAAIGLFEAVIGLTLVLTANLIARRTVGTSLW; this comes from the coding sequence ATGACATCCGAGACGTTACGGCCACCGCCACCGGCGTCGCCCGGTGCTCCGGCGGAGGCCACCGTCCCCGCCCCGCGGGCGCCGCGTCGGCGCCGCACCTGGCGGCAGTCGCTGCGCCGGGACTGGCAGCTCTACTCGCTGGCCGTCCTGCCGCTGCTGTTCTTCCTGGTCTTCCGGTATCTCCCGATGATCGGCAACGTCATCGCCTTCCGCCGGTTCAAGCCGGGCGGGAGCATCTTCGGCGAGTACTGGGTGGGGCTGCGGTACTTCCGGATGTTCCTCACCGACCCGACGTTCTGGGACGTCTTCACCAACACGCTTGTGCTCGGGACGCTCACCCTGCTGTTCTGCTTCCCACTGCCGATCGTCCTGGCGCTGCTGCTCAACGAGGTGCGCGCCCGCCGCCTGCGGCGGTTCGTCCAGTCGGTGTCCTACCTGCCGCACTTCCTGTCGATCGTGATCGTGGCGGCCATGGTCATGCAGCTCACCTCGGTCGACGGCACCATCAACCAGGTCGTGCAGGCCACCGGCGGCGAGGCCGTGCCGTTCCTGCAACGGGCCGAGTGGTTCCGGACCATCTACGTGTCGTCAGAGGTCTGGCAGACGGTCGGCTGGGGCACCATCCTCTACCTCGCCGCGCTCACCACAGTCGACGACGACCTGTACGAGGCGGCCCGGATCGACGGCGCCAACCGGTGGCGGCAGACCTGGCACGTCACGCTCCCGGGCATCCGCCCGACAATGGTGACGTTGCTGATCCTCAACATCGGCAACTTCATGGCTGTCGGGTTCGAGAAGATCCTGCTGCTCTACAACCCGCTGACCTATCCGACCGCTGACGTGCTCTCCACGTACCTGTTCCGGATGGGCTTCGGGTCCAGCAACTTCAGCTACGCCGCCGCCATCGGGCTGTTCGAGGCGGTCATCGGGCTCACGCTGGTCCTGACGGCGAATCTGATCGCCCGTCGCACCGTGGGGACGAGCCTGTGGTGA
- a CDS encoding glycoside hydrolase family 3 N-terminal domain-containing protein, which translates to MRSQLPADGEPVSRDGTPWRDTRLSPAERAEALLPLMSVREKIAQLVGVWVGADASGEGVAPHQSDMVAETPAWDSVIAHGLGQLTRPFGTAPVDPVLGARSLAASQAQIVAASRFGIPAQVHEECLTGFAAWRATVYPTPLGWGASFDPALVQEMADRIGRSMRAAGVHQGLAPVVDVTRDYRWGRTEETIGEDPYLVGTTGAAYVRGLENAGVVATLKHFAGYSASRGGRNLAPVSMGRRELADVILPPFEMALRLGGARSVMNSYAEIDGVPAAADEQLLTGLLRDEWGFTGTVVADYFAVRFLQTLHGVAERSADAAHLALRAGIDVELPTVDAFGGQLVEAVRAGEVDEALIDRALRRVLIQKIELGLLDEDWRELPDDVADLRLDDEASRDVAVRLARESVVLLRNGGALPLPVASRVALVGPVADDPMAMLGCYSFPNHVGVNHSDHGLGLDIASLREELARRIPLLTYEPGCTITGEDTSGIPAAVAAATAADVCVLAVGDRAGMFGRGTSGEGCDAADLRLPGVQADLVRAVLATGTPVVLVLMTGRPYALGPEFDAAAAVVQAFFLGQLGGQALAEVLTGAVNPSGRLPVSVPRDAGGLPGTYLSPPLGRRSKVSSIDPTPAYPFGHGLSYTTFEWSDATVVEPAGGTASEAAAWPVDGEARVRITVANTGDRAGTEVVQLYLHDPVAQTTRPVIRLVGYTRVPLEPGAAAHVTFGVPADIASFTGRSGRRIVEPGAVELRFGRSSGEMAAALPLRLTGAEREVGHQRELLTSVRIEPLVAVAHSAQEGRG; encoded by the coding sequence ATGAGAAGTCAGCTGCCCGCCGACGGCGAACCGGTGTCCCGCGACGGCACACCGTGGCGTGACACGCGGCTGTCACCGGCCGAGCGGGCCGAGGCGCTGCTCCCGCTGATGTCGGTGCGGGAGAAGATCGCCCAGCTCGTCGGCGTCTGGGTCGGCGCCGACGCCTCCGGCGAGGGCGTCGCCCCCCACCAGTCCGACATGGTCGCCGAGACACCGGCCTGGGACAGCGTCATCGCCCACGGGCTGGGCCAGCTCACCCGCCCGTTCGGCACCGCGCCTGTCGACCCGGTGCTCGGCGCCCGCTCGCTGGCCGCCTCCCAGGCGCAGATCGTCGCCGCCAGCCGCTTCGGTATCCCCGCCCAGGTGCACGAGGAGTGCCTCACCGGGTTCGCCGCCTGGCGGGCCACCGTCTACCCGACCCCGCTGGGCTGGGGCGCGTCGTTCGACCCCGCCCTGGTGCAGGAGATGGCCGACCGGATCGGCCGTTCGATGCGCGCCGCGGGCGTACACCAGGGGCTCGCGCCCGTCGTCGACGTCACCCGCGACTACCGCTGGGGCCGCACCGAGGAGACGATCGGGGAGGACCCGTACCTGGTGGGGACCACCGGCGCGGCATACGTGCGGGGCCTGGAGAACGCCGGCGTGGTGGCCACCCTCAAGCACTTCGCCGGCTACTCCGCCTCCCGGGGTGGCCGCAATCTCGCCCCGGTGTCGATGGGGCGCCGCGAGCTGGCCGACGTCATCCTGCCGCCGTTCGAGATGGCCCTGCGTCTCGGCGGAGCACGATCGGTGATGAACTCGTACGCCGAGATCGACGGTGTGCCGGCCGCCGCCGACGAGCAGCTCCTGACCGGGCTGCTGCGCGACGAGTGGGGTTTCACCGGGACCGTGGTCGCCGACTACTTCGCCGTCCGGTTCCTGCAGACCCTGCACGGTGTCGCCGAACGCTCCGCCGACGCCGCCCACCTCGCCCTGCGCGCCGGGATCGACGTCGAGCTGCCCACAGTGGACGCCTTCGGCGGCCAGTTGGTCGAGGCGGTCCGCGCCGGTGAGGTCGACGAGGCGCTCATCGACCGGGCGCTGCGTCGGGTGCTGATCCAGAAGATCGAACTCGGCCTGCTCGACGAGGACTGGCGCGAGTTGCCCGACGACGTCGCTGACCTGCGCCTCGACGACGAGGCCAGCCGGGACGTCGCCGTACGCCTGGCCCGCGAGTCCGTCGTCCTGCTGCGCAACGGCGGCGCCCTGCCGCTGCCCGTCGCGAGCCGCGTCGCCCTGGTCGGGCCGGTCGCCGACGATCCGATGGCCATGCTCGGCTGCTACTCCTTCCCCAACCACGTCGGCGTCAACCACAGCGACCACGGCCTCGGCCTGGACATCGCCTCGCTGCGCGAGGAACTGGCCCGCCGCATCCCCCTGCTCACCTACGAGCCGGGCTGCACCATCACCGGCGAGGACACCTCGGGCATCCCGGCGGCGGTCGCCGCGGCCACCGCCGCCGACGTGTGTGTGCTCGCCGTCGGCGACCGGGCCGGCATGTTCGGCCGGGGCACCTCCGGCGAGGGCTGCGACGCCGCCGACCTGCGGCTGCCCGGGGTGCAGGCCGACCTGGTCCGGGCCGTCCTCGCCACCGGCACCCCGGTCGTGCTGGTGCTGATGACCGGCCGGCCGTACGCGCTCGGCCCGGAGTTCGACGCCGCGGCGGCCGTCGTGCAGGCGTTCTTCCTCGGCCAGCTCGGCGGGCAGGCGCTCGCCGAGGTGCTGACCGGCGCGGTGAACCCGTCCGGGCGGTTGCCGGTAAGCGTCCCCCGCGACGCCGGTGGGCTGCCGGGCACCTATCTGTCGCCGCCGCTCGGGCGCCGCAGCAAGGTGTCCTCGATCGACCCGACCCCGGCGTACCCGTTCGGTCACGGCCTGAGCTACACGACATTCGAGTGGTCCGACGCCACGGTCGTGGAACCGGCGGGTGGGACGGCGTCCGAGGCGGCGGCGTGGCCTGTCGACGGCGAGGCGCGGGTGCGGATCACCGTTGCGAACACGGGTGACCGGGCCGGCACCGAGGTGGTGCAGCTCTACCTGCACGACCCGGTGGCACAGACCACCCGCCCGGTGATCCGGCTCGTCGGTTACACCCGGGTGCCGCTGGAGCCCGGCGCGGCGGCGCACGTGACGTTCGGCGTACCGGCCGACATCGCGTCGTTCACCGGTCGGTCCGGTCGGCGCATCGTCGAACCCGGCGCGGTGGAGCTGCGGTTCGGGCGGTCCAGCGGGGAGATGGCGGCGGCCCTGCCGCTGCGGCTCACCGGGGCCGAGCGCGAGGTCGGCCACCAGCGGGAACTACTCACGTCGGTGCGGATCGAGCCCCTCGTGGCCGTTGCGCACTCCGCACAGGAGGGCCGAGGATGA
- a CDS encoding LacI family DNA-binding transcriptional regulator yields MTEHRPLGPPASTTIATIANDVGVSVATVSKVLNGHEDVAPGTRARVEESLDRHRYQRRARRSPGAGRIDLVFHEFDTGWAMEVLRGAEAVTSLAGVGLAVSQLDGAHRPPQRWLDTLLSQRPSGVLLVLCHLAETQQQQLRRQGVPFVVIDTDSATSASVPTVGSNNWNGGLLAARHLLDLGHRRNAVISGPPDVLCSRARAAGFQHAHEEIGLTVDQELVRYGSFSAGAGHAHGLQLLNRPDRPTAIFAGSDTQAMGVLRAARQCGLRVPEDLSVIGYDNLPVATWTDPALTTINQPLRDMAGIATQMLLDLVGGTGPATSRIDLVTELVVRESTAPPAQQL; encoded by the coding sequence ATGACAGAGCACCGCCCGCTCGGCCCACCCGCCTCCACCACCATCGCGACGATCGCCAACGACGTCGGCGTGTCGGTAGCCACGGTGTCCAAGGTCCTCAACGGCCACGAGGATGTCGCCCCCGGCACCAGGGCACGGGTCGAGGAGAGTCTCGACCGTCACAGGTACCAGCGCCGTGCGCGACGGTCGCCCGGCGCGGGGCGGATCGATCTCGTGTTCCACGAGTTCGACACCGGCTGGGCGATGGAGGTCCTGCGCGGCGCGGAGGCGGTGACAAGCCTCGCCGGAGTCGGGCTCGCGGTCTCCCAACTCGACGGCGCGCACCGCCCGCCGCAACGGTGGCTCGACACGCTGCTCAGCCAACGCCCGTCAGGTGTGCTGCTCGTCCTCTGTCACCTGGCCGAGACGCAGCAACAGCAGCTGCGACGACAGGGCGTCCCGTTCGTCGTGATCGACACCGACAGCGCGACCTCGGCCTCCGTACCCACGGTCGGGTCGAACAACTGGAACGGCGGCCTGCTCGCCGCTCGACACCTGCTGGACCTGGGCCACAGGCGAAACGCCGTCATCTCCGGGCCGCCCGACGTGCTGTGCAGCCGGGCCCGGGCCGCGGGCTTCCAGCACGCGCACGAGGAGATCGGGTTGACGGTCGACCAGGAGCTGGTCCGCTACGGCAGCTTCTCCGCCGGCGCCGGCCACGCCCACGGGCTCCAACTGCTGAATCGACCGGACCGACCCACGGCGATCTTCGCCGGCTCGGACACGCAGGCCATGGGGGTGCTCCGGGCCGCCCGCCAGTGCGGCCTGCGGGTCCCCGAGGACCTCTCGGTGATCGGGTACGACAACCTGCCTGTCGCCACCTGGACCGACCCGGCTCTCACCACAATCAACCAGCCGCTGCGTGACATGGCGGGCATCGCCACCCAGATGCTTCTCGACCTGGTGGGCGGCACCGGCCCGGCGACGAGCCGGATCGACCTGGTGACCGAGTTGGTCGTCCGGGAGAGCACCGCACCCCCCGCCCAGCAGCTCTGA
- a CDS encoding acetylxylan esterase, with amino-acid sequence MPHFDPALDELERYVPAVAEPEDFDRFWRATLAEAATRPVLVDVRPEPTDLRLLDTWDVTFVGFGGDPVRAWYTRPAGARGPLPAVVEYAGYGRGRGLPHERLTWPVAGYAHLLMDNRGQAGLYGAGDTADPHGRLGGPWPATWGILDPHDYHYRRLITDAVRAVEVVRALPGVDAGRVAVLGNSQGGGMALAVAGLVDDLAAVLVTAPFLCDVQRAITLSDVSPYGEIGRYLAVHREAEAAVRHTLSYVDGVTFARRATAPTHFGIGLRDTVCPPSTGFAAYNQYGAATGRPVPPQREMHVYPFNGHESGEAVHARRQLRWLAATLGPTETASEG; translated from the coding sequence GTGCCGCACTTCGACCCCGCCCTCGACGAGCTTGAGCGATACGTGCCGGCCGTCGCGGAGCCCGAGGACTTCGACAGGTTCTGGCGTGCCACCCTGGCCGAGGCCGCCACCCGTCCGGTGCTCGTGGACGTCCGTCCCGAACCCACCGATCTGCGCCTGCTCGACACCTGGGACGTCACGTTCGTCGGCTTCGGCGGTGACCCGGTACGGGCCTGGTACACACGCCCGGCGGGTGCGCGTGGGCCACTGCCCGCGGTGGTGGAGTACGCCGGCTACGGGCGCGGGCGTGGCCTGCCACACGAGCGGCTGACCTGGCCGGTCGCCGGGTACGCGCACCTGTTGATGGACAACCGCGGCCAGGCGGGGCTGTACGGCGCCGGTGACACCGCCGACCCGCACGGCAGGCTCGGCGGCCCCTGGCCGGCCACCTGGGGAATCCTCGACCCGCACGACTACCACTACCGGCGTCTGATCACCGACGCGGTCCGGGCCGTCGAGGTGGTTCGCGCCCTGCCCGGGGTCGACGCGGGCCGGGTCGCCGTGCTCGGCAACAGTCAGGGCGGCGGTATGGCCCTGGCGGTAGCCGGCCTCGTCGACGACCTCGCGGCGGTGCTGGTGACAGCCCCGTTCCTCTGCGACGTCCAGCGCGCGATCACGCTCAGCGACGTGTCACCGTACGGCGAGATCGGCCGGTACCTGGCGGTGCACCGGGAGGCCGAGGCAGCGGTCCGGCACACGCTGTCCTACGTCGACGGGGTGACCTTCGCCCGGCGGGCGACCGCGCCGACGCACTTCGGCATCGGCCTGCGTGACACCGTCTGCCCGCCGAGCACCGGCTTCGCCGCCTACAACCAGTACGGCGCGGCGACCGGACGGCCCGTCCCGCCGCAGCGGGAGATGCACGTCTACCCGTTCAACGGTCACGAGAGTGGCGAGGCCGTGCACGCCCGGCGGCAGTTGCGCTGGCTCGCCGCGACGCTCGGGCCGACCGAAACGGCAAGCGAGGGCTGA
- a CDS encoding cellulose binding domain-containing protein, protein MSRAIPGTSVPPAPVSTATTPRPRRARLWWAALAAVAAMTAAVPLATAPASAESNGGVRVMPLGDSITDGFNVAGGYRIELWQRFASGGYRIDFVGSGFNGPASLGDHDHEGHSGWTIAQIDANVVNWLRATNPRTVLLHIGTNDMYGDTSGAPARLATLVDRITNTAPNADVFVATIIPKSGADSQVRGYNAAIPGIVQTRAAAGKRVHLVDMYRALTLSDLADGVHPNATGYRKMAVAWYDALRTVPGSIGGDTPPTTAPPTTAPPTTAPPTTAPPTTAPPTTAPPTTPPPSGGCRVTYTVNAWNNGLTAAVSVTNTGSSAVNGWALEFTLPGGQTITGGWNASYSPSSGAVTARNVSYNGTIAPNTSVDIGFQATHTGNAGEPSAFTLNGAACTVA, encoded by the coding sequence ATGAGCAGAGCGATTCCTGGCACCTCCGTCCCCCCAGCGCCCGTCTCCACCGCGACGACGCCGCGGCCCCGCCGGGCCCGACTGTGGTGGGCGGCCCTGGCCGCCGTCGCGGCCATGACCGCCGCCGTCCCGCTGGCTACCGCGCCCGCGAGCGCCGAGTCCAACGGCGGCGTACGCGTCATGCCCCTCGGCGACTCCATCACCGACGGCTTCAACGTCGCCGGTGGCTACCGGATCGAACTCTGGCAGCGGTTCGCTTCCGGCGGCTATCGGATCGACTTCGTCGGTTCCGGGTTCAACGGCCCGGCCAGCCTCGGCGACCACGACCACGAGGGCCACTCCGGGTGGACGATCGCCCAGATCGACGCCAACGTCGTCAACTGGCTGCGCGCCACCAACCCGCGCACCGTGCTGCTGCACATCGGCACCAACGACATGTACGGGGACACGTCCGGGGCGCCGGCTCGCCTGGCCACCCTTGTCGATCGCATCACCAACACCGCGCCGAACGCGGACGTGTTCGTCGCGACGATCATCCCGAAGTCCGGCGCGGACAGTCAGGTTCGCGGCTACAACGCGGCGATCCCGGGGATCGTGCAGACCAGGGCCGCCGCCGGCAAGCGCGTCCACCTGGTCGACATGTACCGCGCGCTGACGCTCAGCGACCTGGCCGACGGCGTCCACCCCAACGCCACGGGTTACCGCAAGATGGCAGTCGCCTGGTACGACGCCCTGCGCACGGTGCCCGGCAGCATCGGGGGCGACACGCCACCCACCACCGCGCCACCCACCACCGCGCCGCCGACCACCGCACCCCCCACCACCGCACCCCCCACCACCGCACCCCCCACCACCGCGCCGCCGACCACGCCGCCGCCGTCGGGGGGATGCCGGGTGACGTACACGGTCAACGCCTGGAACAACGGGCTCACCGCGGCCGTCTCGGTGACCAACACGGGCAGCAGCGCGGTAAACGGTTGGGCCCTGGAGTTCACGCTTCCGGGCGGCCAGACCATCACCGGCGGCTGGAACGCCAGCTACTCCCCGTCGAGCGGGGCGGTGACCGCGCGCAACGTCTCCTACAACGGCACCATCGCCCCGAACACGTCTGTCGACATCGGCTTCCAGGCCACGCACACCGGCAACGCCGGAGAACCGTCAGCCTTCACGCTCAACGGCGCCGCCTGCACTGTCGCCTGA
- a CDS encoding IS701 family transposase → MSRVAGRFRRVEPRRTARSLVLGLLSDLPRKNCWTIAEHAGDATPDGMQHLLGRAKWDADAVRDDIRTYVVDHLGDEEAVLVVDETGDLKKGTATVGVQRQYTGTAGRIENAQVAVYLVYSAKAGTPHRPELYVPRSWTEDRQRCASAGIPEQIGFATKPALAARMITRALDSGVLARWVAGDEVYGGNPALRTVLEQRNVGYVLAVACDHQIATKAGEVRADALARRAPKRAWQMLPAGTGAKGHRFYDWAIAHIADDRLGHHQLLVRRNRRTGELAFYRCYSSTAVPLSTLVRLAGRRWTVEETFQSGKGLAGLDEHQVRRWTLWYRWVTLAMLGHAFLAVATADERTHPPAPDGLIPLTCNEVAHLFISLIVRPAHATAHRLGWSDWRRRHQARSQASHYRRQAAQA, encoded by the coding sequence ATGAGCCGTGTCGCGGGTCGGTTCCGTCGGGTCGAGCCCCGCCGCACGGCACGCTCGCTGGTGCTGGGGCTGCTCTCGGACCTGCCCCGCAAGAACTGCTGGACCATCGCCGAGCACGCCGGAGATGCCACACCGGACGGAATGCAGCACCTGCTGGGCCGTGCCAAGTGGGACGCCGACGCGGTCCGCGACGACATCCGCACCTACGTGGTGGACCACCTCGGGGACGAGGAGGCTGTCCTGGTCGTGGACGAAACCGGCGACCTGAAGAAGGGCACCGCGACGGTGGGAGTCCAGCGCCAGTACACCGGCACGGCGGGCAGGATCGAGAACGCCCAGGTCGCGGTCTATCTGGTCTACTCCGCGAAGGCCGGCACGCCGCATCGACCGGAGTTGTACGTCCCGCGCTCCTGGACCGAGGACCGTCAGCGGTGCGCGTCGGCTGGCATCCCCGAACAGATCGGCTTCGCTACCAAGCCCGCCCTGGCGGCACGGATGATCACCCGCGCCCTGGACTCCGGCGTCCTGGCGCGATGGGTAGCCGGCGACGAGGTCTACGGTGGCAATCCCGCTCTTCGCACCGTGCTGGAGCAACGCAACGTCGGCTATGTCCTCGCAGTCGCCTGCGACCACCAGATCGCCACGAAGGCGGGAGAAGTGCGGGCGGATGCCCTCGCCAGGAGAGCGCCCAAGCGAGCCTGGCAGATGCTCCCAGCCGGGACCGGGGCGAAGGGCCACCGCTTCTACGACTGGGCAATCGCCCACATTGCCGACGACCGCCTCGGACACCACCAGCTCTTGGTCCGCCGAAACCGGCGCACAGGCGAACTCGCCTTCTACCGCTGCTATTCATCCACGGCCGTGCCACTGTCCACGCTCGTACGTCTCGCCGGGCGCAGGTGGACGGTCGAGGAGACATTTCAGTCGGGCAAAGGGCTGGCCGGACTCGACGAGCACCAGGTCCGCAGGTGGACGCTCTGGTACCGATGGGTCACCCTCGCGATGCTCGGGCATGCCTTTCTCGCCGTTGCCACCGCAGATGAACGCACGCATCCGCCCGCACCGGACGGGCTGATCCCGTTGACCTGCAACGAGGTCGCGCACCTGTTCATCTCGCTGATCGTGCGGCCCGCCCACGCCACCGCCCACCGGCTCGGGTGGTCCGACTGGCGACGCCGCCACCAGGCCCGCTCCCAGGCCAGCCATTACCGGCGACAGGCCGCTCAGGCATGA
- a CDS encoding DUF397 domain-containing protein yields the protein MRPNRCDNSGPNCVEVAIDADLNRIVRNSQRPGEQVTFDEHEWSTFIASVQAGQTF from the coding sequence GTGCGCCCGAACCGATGCGACAACTCCGGCCCGAACTGCGTGGAGGTCGCCATCGACGCCGACCTCAACCGAATCGTGCGGAACTCGCAGCGGCCGGGCGAGCAGGTGACGTTCGACGAGCACGAGTGGTCGACGTTCATTGCCAGCGTGCAGGCCGGTCAGACCTTCTGA